The genomic region GACCAGACGGTCAGCTGCTCCCCGGTCGGGTCGCACACGGTGGAGCGGGGCTCCATGAACGCCGGGATCAGCCGCTGCTGGCGGTACTCCCGCTCGATCACGATGCCGTCGGTGCGGGCCCGGGCGATCGCCTCCGCGACGTCGCCGCCGGTGCCGGCCTCCCCGGAGTCGAAGACCCAGTGGGCCGACCGGTTCGTGCCGAGGTCGGGGTGGGCCAGGACCCGGTCCGCGGCTGCCTCCTTGAGGTCCACGGCGGCCGGGAGCACGTCGTAGTCGACGTCGACGAGCTCGGCGGCGTCGCGGGCCTCCGCCGGGGTACGGGCGACGACCACCGCGACCACCTCCCCGGCGAACGCGACCCGGTCGATCGCGACCGGCAGGTGGGTCGGGGTCTTCTGGTCCGGCGTGATCGGCCAGGCGTTGATCAGCACACCCTGGGTCTCGGCGAGGTCCTGGCCGGTGAACACGTCGACGACGTTGGTGGCCGCCTTGGCCGCGGTCGTGTCGATGGCGGTGATCCGGGCGTGCGCGAACGGGCTGCGCACCAGCGCGACGTGCACCATCCCGGGCAGCGTGATGTTGTCGGTCCAGCGGGTGCGGCCGGTGATCAGCCGCTGGTCCTCCTTGCGGCGCCGGTCCCGGCCGATCTCCGGCTGGGTCTCGGGACGGGCCTCGGTCGCGGTCATGCCGAGGCCCCCGATCCCTCGGAGGCCGGTCCGGCCGCGTGCTGCACGGCCCGCACGATGTTGTGGTAGCCGGTGCAGCGGCACAGGTTGCCCTCGAGCCCGAGCCGGATCTCCTCCTCGCTCGGGTGCGGGTTCTCCTCGAGCAGCGCGACGCTCTGCATGATCATCCCCGGCGTGCAGTAGCCGCACTGGAGACCGTGGCACTCCCGGAACGCCTCCTGCACCGGGTGCAGGACCCCGTCGGTGGCCAGCCCCTCGATCGTGGTGACGCTGGCCCCGTCGGCCTGGACCGCCAGCACGTTGCAGGACTTCACGCTGGTGCCGTCCAGGTGCACCGTGCAGGCCCCGCAGTTGCTGGTGTCGCAGCCGACGACGGTGCCGGTCTTGCCGAGCCGCTCGCGCAGGTAGTGCACGAGCAGCATCCGGGGTTCGACGTCGTCGCTCACCTTCGAGCCGTCGACGGTGAGGCTGATCCGGGTCATGGGTCCCCCTTGCGCAGTGCCCAGGCTGTGATGGCGGTCACACGGTAGGTCCCGATGGTTGGTCGATGGTTGGGGGCGGACCGTCCACGCGCGAGGCACGAGCGCGGGGGCGCGGCCGTCCCGGTCGAGCAAGCGGCACGGCCGAGCCTGCGAGGGCGTGGCGCGCGTCGAGACGGCGGCAGTGCGGGTCTCGACACGCTCGGCGCCAGGGCGCCTCACGGCTCGACCACCAGGGCCAGGCGGGGCGCCTCACGGCTCGACCACCGATGCACCGGGGCGCCTCACGGCTCGACCACCGGAAGGCTGGATCACCGGAGGCCTGGGACGGGCTACCCCCGGGCGACGGCCAGGCGTCCCTTGAGCAGCGGGGCGGCGGGGTGCGGGCGGCCCGCGAGGACGGCCAGGCAGACCTCCAGCACCTCCGCGTCGTACGGCGCGTGCTCGCTGTAGCGGACCACGGCGTCGGGGTCGGGGTCGGCGAGCAGCGCCTCGCGCAGCGCGACCGCTACATACTCGGCGAGCTCGCCGAGCGCCGGGGAGTCGGTGCCGGGCAGCAGGCCGCCGCCGTAGGCCTCGACGGCGGCCCGCACCCGGCCGCGGCGCAGCAGGCTGAGCACCCGGTCGACGTCGGTCGTGACCGGCATCAGCAGCCGGTAGGGGCGTGAGGAGAGCCGTCCGCCCAGCGCGGCGCGCAGGTGCGAGACCTCGGCCTTGAGGGTGGAGAACGTGACCGCCTGGTCGCCGTAGAGGAGCGCATGCAGCTGCTCGAGCGAGAGCCCCTCGGGGTGCAGTGCGAGCAGGGCCAGGATCTCGCTCTGGCGACGGTTGAGCGCCAGTCGCCGGCCGTCCAGCCAGGCCTCGGCCGTGCCGAGGAGCGTCAGCACCAGCCCGACCTCGGGCGTCCCCGGAGCGTCGGCGTACGCCGCGGTCGCCGGCATCGCGGACTCGATGAGCCGCGCCAGCACCCGCGCGGTCGCCAGCCCGATGGGGTGGGTGCGGTCCCAGGTGGTGGAGAGGTCGAGGACCCCGAGCTGGGTGCCGGTGACCGGGTCGCGCAGCGGCGCGGCCCAGCAGACCCAGTTGTGCACGATCGGGGCGTAGTGCTCGGCGCTGAACACCACCGCCGGGGCGGCCGTCCGGTTCGCCAGGTCCAGGGCGTTGGTGCCGACCGAGCGGTCGTCCCAGCGGCCGCCCGGCACGAAGTTGACCCGCTCGGCCCGGCGGCGCATCACCCGGCCGCCGTAGGTCCACAGGATCCGGGTCTCGGGGTCGGTGACCGCCACGACCAGGTCGCCGTCCTCGGCGGTACGCCGCAGCTCGGCCTGCACCTCCTGCACCGCCACCTGGAGCGGGGAGCCGCGCCACAGCGCCGCGGTCTCGTCCTCGTCGGCCAGCGGCGCCTCCTCCACGTCGGGGGCCACCGCGGCGCGGGAGCGCGACCAGCTGGAGAGGATCTCAGGACGTACGCCGGGCCCGGCCCCGACCTCGTCGGAGCACTCCAGGAACGCCGTCCACGCCTGCACCGCCAGGTGCCGGCGGGCCGCGAGGTCGGAGCCCGCCGTGGCCACCATGGCGGCACGCTAGCACCGGGGTGACCCGGATCACAGGGCGAGCAGCGGCCGGTTACAGCTCGCGGCGCAGGAAGCGCACGGTGCGTCGCATCGAGTCCGCGAACCGGGGGCCGAACGCGTGCCCCTCCCCCGGGTAGATCTGCAGCGTGCTGTCCACGCCGGCCCGGGTCAGCAGCTGGTGCGTCGTGCGCGACCACGCGACCGGGCAGCTGTCGTCGGCGGTCCCGTGGTGGATCAGGACCGGCACCTCGACCCGGTCGAAGTAGGTGCGGGCGGACAGCTCGCGGTAGGAGCGCGGGTTCTCGGCCGGGCTGCCGCCGAGCCGGGCGTAGAGCCGCTCGGCCTGGTCGGGGCGCTCGGGGACCGTCCAGCGGCGCAGGTTGTCGATGAAGTCCGAGCTCACCGGCGCGAAGACCACCGCCGCGTCGACGAGGTCGGGGTGGGTGACGAGCGCGTTGTAGGTGACCGCGCCGCCCATCGAGCGGCCCACCATGCCCAGCCGCTCGGAGTCGACGTACGCCTCGCGCTCCAGCGCGCGGACCGCCCCGATGGCGTCGCGGGTGTAGGCCAGCCGCGACTCCCGGTCCAGGTCCCCGACCGGGTCGGAGCCGGCGTGGCCGCGGTAGTCGGTGTGCAGCACGACGAACCCGGCCGCCGCGAGCCACTCCTGCTCGCGCGACATGCCGCGGCCCAGCGTGTAGATCGCGGGGTCGATGTAGCCGTGGTTGAGCACCAGCGCCGGGAACGGCCCGCGGCCGGTGGGCACCAGCAGCTCGCCGGAGACCGTCGCCCCGTCGACGCGGTAGGTCACCGCCCAGCTGGTCCAGCTCTCGGTCCCGGCCAGCCGCTCGGTACGCCGGATCCGCCCGCCGCGCACCTCCTCGCGCATCAGTGCCGGCAGCGAGGTCCGGGAGGTGAGCGGCGGCAGCGTGGCCCCCGGCTCGGGGGCCTCGGACGGCGGTGCCGGCGGCTGCGGCGCGGGGCTGCCGGAGCGGGCCTCGGGGCCCGGGCCGGGATCGGGGTCCGCGTCCTCGGTGCATCCCGCCATCAGGGCGAGGAGCAGCAGCGCGACCGCTGCTGCTCCCGCCCGGCGCATCGGCTAGTGGGCCGGGATGGCGCTGGTGGCGACGGTGAGCAGCACGACGGCGTCCTCGAGGGCGGCCAGGTCATGGCGGGCGTCCGGGACGACCAGCAGCTCCCCGGCCGCGGCCTCCCAGGCGTCCTCGCCGGCCTGGAGGCGGACCCGGCCGCGCAGCACCTGCAGGGTGGCCTCGCCCGGCGACTCGTGCTCCCCGAGCGCCCGACCGTCGGCCAGCGCGATCAGCGTCTGGCGCAGGTCGTGCTCCTGACCGCCGTACACGGTCACGGCGGCGCGGCCGGCCGAGGCCTCCCGTGCCGCGGTGAGCTGGCTCTCGGCGAGGGCGGTCAGGGACGTGGCGGTCATGGTTCCTCCGGAACTGTCAGGGGACGGGGGTGTCGTGCGCGTGGATCCGCCCCTGGGTGGTACCCAACCGCTCCCCCGAGCCGCCCCAGCGCCCGGCGATGATCTCCGCGGCGATGCTGATCGCTGTCTCCTCGGGCGTGCGGGCGCCCAGGTCGAGCCCGATCGGGCTGTGCAGCCGGCCCAGCTCGGCCGCGCCCAGGCCGGCCTCGCGCAGCCGGTCCAGCCGGTCCTCGTGGGTACGCCGGGAGCCCATCGCGCCGACGTAGGCCAGGTTCGGCAGCCGCAGCGCCACCTCGAGCAGCGGCACGTCGAACTTCGGGTCGTGGGTCAGCACCGCGATCACCGTGCGCGCGTCGATCCGTCCGGCCGCGACCTCCGCCTCCAGGTAGCGGTGCGGCCAGTCGACGACCACCTCGTCGGCCTCGGGGAACCGGGTCGCGGTGGCGAAGACGGGCCGGGCGTCGCAGACCGTGACGTGGTAGCCGAGGAAGCTGCCGACCCGTGCGACCGCCGCGGCGAAGTCGATGGCCCCGAAGACCAGCATCCGCGGCTTGGGGGCGAACGCCCAGACGAAGACCCGCATCCCCTCGCCGCGCCGCTCGCCGTCCGGGCCGTAACCCAGCGTCGCGCTGTGCCCGGCCGCGAGCAGCCCGAGCGCGTCGTCGTGGACCGCGGCGTCGGCGCGCGGGGAGCCGAGGCTGCCGGCCAGCGGGACGTCCGGGCGCACCACGACCCGGCGCCCGACCCAGGCCGGGTCCGGGTGCTCGACGACAGTGGCCAGCGCGACCGGGCGGCCGGCCTCGATGTCGGCAGCGATCTCGCCGAGCTCGGGGAAGGTCTCGCGGGAGACCTTCTCGACGTACACGTCGAGGATGCCGCCGCAGGTCAGGCCCACCGCGAACGCGTCGTCGTCGGAGACGCCGTAGCGCTCCAGGACGGCCGCGCCGGAGTCCACCACCTCCTGGGCGAGCTCGTAGACCGCGCCCTCGACGCAGCCCCCGGAGACCGAGCCGACGGCGGTGCCGTCCGGCCC from Nocardioides pantholopis harbors:
- a CDS encoding alpha/beta hydrolase family protein gives rise to the protein MRRAGAAAVALLLLALMAGCTEDADPDPGPGPEARSGSPAPQPPAPPSEAPEPGATLPPLTSRTSLPALMREEVRGGRIRRTERLAGTESWTSWAVTYRVDGATVSGELLVPTGRGPFPALVLNHGYIDPAIYTLGRGMSREQEWLAAAGFVVLHTDYRGHAGSDPVGDLDRESRLAYTRDAIGAVRALEREAYVDSERLGMVGRSMGGAVTYNALVTHPDLVDAAVVFAPVSSDFIDNLRRWTVPERPDQAERLYARLGGSPAENPRSYRELSARTYFDRVEVPVLIHHGTADDSCPVAWSRTTHQLLTRAGVDSTLQIYPGEGHAFGPRFADSMRRTVRFLRREL
- a CDS encoding (2Fe-2S)-binding protein, with amino-acid sequence MTRISLTVDGSKVSDDVEPRMLLVHYLRERLGKTGTVVGCDTSNCGACTVHLDGTSVKSCNVLAVQADGASVTTIEGLATDGVLHPVQEAFRECHGLQCGYCTPGMIMQSVALLEENPHPSEEEIRLGLEGNLCRCTGYHNIVRAVQHAAGPASEGSGASA
- a CDS encoding sigma-54-dependent transcriptional regulator family protein: MVATAGSDLAARRHLAVQAWTAFLECSDEVGAGPGVRPEILSSWSRSRAAVAPDVEEAPLADEDETAALWRGSPLQVAVQEVQAELRRTAEDGDLVVAVTDPETRILWTYGGRVMRRRAERVNFVPGGRWDDRSVGTNALDLANRTAAPAVVFSAEHYAPIVHNWVCWAAPLRDPVTGTQLGVLDLSTTWDRTHPIGLATARVLARLIESAMPATAAYADAPGTPEVGLVLTLLGTAEAWLDGRRLALNRRQSEILALLALHPEGLSLEQLHALLYGDQAVTFSTLKAEVSHLRAALGGRLSSRPYRLLMPVTTDVDRVLSLLRRGRVRAAVEAYGGGLLPGTDSPALGELAEYVAVALREALLADPDPDAVVRYSEHAPYDAEVLEVCLAVLAGRPHPAAPLLKGRLAVARG
- a CDS encoding cupin domain-containing protein, translated to MTATSLTALAESQLTAAREASAGRAAVTVYGGQEHDLRQTLIALADGRALGEHESPGEATLQVLRGRVRLQAGEDAWEAAAGELLVVPDARHDLAALEDAVVLLTVATSAIPAH
- a CDS encoding XdhC family protein, which translates into the protein MREVLPELLAWWEAGETVGVGTVVATFQSAPRPPGASMLVGPDGTAVGSVSGGCVEGAVYELAQEVVDSGAAVLERYGVSDDDAFAVGLTCGGILDVYVEKVSRETFPELGEIAADIEAGRPVALATVVEHPDPAWVGRRVVVRPDVPLAGSLGSPRADAAVHDDALGLLAAGHSATLGYGPDGERRGEGMRVFVWAFAPKPRMLVFGAIDFAAAVARVGSFLGYHVTVCDARPVFATATRFPEADEVVVDWPHRYLEAEVAAGRIDARTVIAVLTHDPKFDVPLLEVALRLPNLAYVGAMGSRRTHEDRLDRLREAGLGAAELGRLHSPIGLDLGARTPEETAISIAAEIIAGRWGGSGERLGTTQGRIHAHDTPVP